From the genome of Carassius gibelio isolate Cgi1373 ecotype wild population from Czech Republic chromosome A16, carGib1.2-hapl.c, whole genome shotgun sequence, one region includes:
- the LOC128030794 gene encoding farnesyl pyrophosphate synthase isoform X2 yields the protein MEASRCSNGVQQKGKKMSDAQLFDLEFEKLVSELTEQDFTDPVLTDALNRLREVLQYNAPGGKRNRGLSVIGSLRELVSPSELPPDEVHRALLVGWCIELLQAFFLVADDIMDASLTRRGQPCWYKKEGIGLDAINDAFLLEGAIYRLLRRNCRGQRYYVHLLELFNETSFQTELGQALDLMTAPPHKIDLDRFTMERYKAIVKYKTAFYSFYLPVAAAMYMAGIENETEHNNAKTILLEMGEFFQIQDDYLDCYGDPAVTGKIGTDIQDNKCSWLVVTALGIMTPEQRAELEACYGRSDAESVERVKALYDSLEMPIRYHQHEEESYRRLQKLIQLHAKNLPHAVFLNFAKKIYRRNK from the exons ATG GAGGCCAGCAGGTGCAGTAACGGTGTCCAGCAGAAAGGCAAGAAGATGTCAGATGCTCAGCTCTTTGATTTGGAGTTTGAAAAGCTGGTGTCTGAACTTACAGAGCAGGACTTCACTGATCCAGTTCTCACTGATGCGCTCAACAGACTCCGAGAG gtgcttCAGTACAATGCTCCTGGAGGCAAGAGAAACCGAGGCTTGTCTGTGATTGGTTCGCTACGGGAGCTGGTCTCTCCTTCTGAACTGCCCCCTGATGAAGTTCACAGAGCCCTTTTGGTTGGATGGTGCATTGAACTG CTTCAGGCATTTTTCTTGGTGGCTGATGACATCATGGATGCATCCCTGACAAGAAGGGGTCAACCCTGTTGGTATAAGAAG GAAGGCATTGGTCTGGATGCCATTAATGATGCTTTTCTCCTGGAGGGAGCGATCTACCGCCTTCTTCGCAGAAACTGCAGAGGACAGCGCTACTATGTGCATCTGCTCGAGCTTTTTAATGAG ACCTCTTTCCAGACAGAGCTGGGTCAAGCTCTAGATCTGATGACGGCACCTCCACACAAAATTGACCTTGATCGCTTCACCATGGAGAG GTACAAAGCCATTGTGAAATACAAGACCGCATTCTACTCCTTTTATCTCCCTGTGGCTGCAGCCATGTACATG GCAGGGATTGAAAATGAGACGGAACACAACAATGCTAAAACTATTTTACTTGAGATGGGAGAGTTCTTTCAGATACAG GATGACTACTTGGATTGTTATGGTGACCCTGCCGTTACTGGAAAGATTGGCACAGATATCCAGGACAACAAATGCAGCTGGCTGGTGGTGACCGCACTGGGCATCATGACGCCCGAACAGAGGGCCGAACTAGAG GCATGTTATGGACGTAGTGATGCTGAAAGTGTTGAAAGGGTCAAAGCTTTGTATGATAGTCTGGAAATGCCTATTCGATACCATCAACACGAGGAGGAGAGCTATCGCCGCCTTCAAAAACTCATCCAGCTTCATGCCAAGAATCTGCCTCAtgctgtttttcttaattttgccaagaaaataTACAGGAGAAACAAATAA